In Solanum stenotomum isolate F172 chromosome 6, ASM1918654v1, whole genome shotgun sequence, one DNA window encodes the following:
- the LOC125868746 gene encoding cyclin-A1-1-like: protein MDTVRSPEVEYIDDHESAAVDSIEKKVCSTLYISEHVKAAAYAKRDFYKHFYQTCFNVIFDHCTRIRKGLPQISWRNSVTERKYEEICAPQVEEFCYITDNTYFKEEVYDLDSQNPQWLNFAVALRRSIMQVLQMESVVLNYLKFEMTALTAKCFLRNLLLRYIAGGLFELLKDLMSWNTWLATLQNSLLEHNMFFYAPSLIAASAIFLAKYILLPSGKPWYKFVAKTYCPPTVLVEFFHNITN from the exons ATGGACACAGTGAGAAGTCCGGAGGTCGAATACATAGATGACCATGAATCGGCTGCTGTTGATTCCATCGAGAAGAAGGTGTGTAGCACCCTCTACATCTCAGAACATGTCAAAGCAGCAG CATATGCAAAGAGAGAT TTTTACAAacatttttatcaaacatgTTTTAATGTTATCTTTGATCACTGTACTAGGATAAGAAAAGGCCTTCCACAGATTTCATGGCGAAA CTCTGTTACTGAAAG AAAATATGAGGAGATTTGTGCACCTCAAGTCGAAGAGTTCTGCTACATAACAGACAACACTTACTTCAAGGAGGAGGTATATGATCTTGATTCACAGAACCCTCAATGGTTAAACTTTGCAGTGGCACTAAGACGTAGTATTATGCAGGTGTTGCAAATGGAGTCTGTTGTTTTAAATTACTTGAAGTTTGAAATGACAGCTCTAACTGCCAAATGTTTTCTGAG GAACTTATTGTTGAGATATATTGCAGGAGGTTTGTTCGAGTTGCTCAAGGACTTAATGAG TTGGAACACTTGGCTAGCGACATTGCAAAACTCTCTTTTAGAACACAACATGTTTTTTTATGCTCCATCACTCATTGCTGCTTCTGCAATTTTCTTGGCCAAATATATTCTTCTTCCTTCAGGGAAACCTTGG TACAAATTTGTTGCAAAGACGTATTGCCCTCCAACTGTACTTGTAGAGTTCTTCCACAACATAACCAACTAA
- the LOC125867711 gene encoding transcription factor MYB20, with translation MGRQPCCDKIGLKRGPWTIEEDHRLMNFILNNGIQCWRLVPKLAGLMRCGKSCRLRWINYLRPDLKRGALTEAEEDMIIKLHSQLGNRWSKIAGHFPGRTDNEIKNHWNTRIKKKLKFLGIDPLTHKPIEEINNDDIKQQVSEEINEKVMPEKTLEYTQEQQNSTSSSSINESNLEMFQNSHTLDMYYPGVEDPFQNWIASPIHNWDLFDNLQDNFL, from the exons ATGGGAAGACAACCTTGTTGTGACAAAATAGGACTCAAAAGGGGTCCTTGGACAATTGAAGAAGATCACAGGCTTATGAATTTCATCCTCAATAATGGTATACAATGTTGGCGTCTTGTACCAAAATTAGCAg GGCTAATGAGATGTGGGAAGAGCTGTAGATTAAGATGGATAAATTATCTAAGGCCAGACCTCAAAAGAGGAGCACTTACTGAAGCAGAGGAAGACATGATCATCAAGCTTCATTCTCAACTTGGCAATAG gtGGTCGAAAATAGCAGGACATTTTCCAGGGCGTACAGACAACGAAATCAAGAATCATTGGAATACAAGAATCAAGAAGAAGCTAAAATTTCTTGGCATAGACCCTCTAACTCACAAGCCAATTGAAGAGATTAATAATGATGATATTAAGCAACAAGTTAGTGAAGAGATTAATGAAAAGGTGATGCCAGAAAAAACTTTAGAGTATACACAAGAGCAACAAAATTCAACATCTAGTTCAAGCATAAATGAGAGTAATTTGGAAATGTTCCAAAATTCACATACTTTGGATATGTATTATCCAGGAGTTGAAGATCCTTTCCAAAATTGGATAGCTAGTCCAATTCATAATTGGGATCTTTTCGACAACTTACAAGATAATTTTCTATGA